One genomic segment of Rhizorhabdus phycosphaerae includes these proteins:
- a CDS encoding flavin-containing monooxygenase, producing the protein MAKALRFVVIGAGMSGILAAIKLKEQGQKDVTVYEKGATIGGTWRENRYPGLTCDVPAHCYTYSFAPHADWSAFYAPGPEIKNYFEKVIDDFGVRDLIQLEREVTECIWRDGRWHLRLADGSADAADIVIAASGVLHHINMPEIEGMADFQGALFHSARWDDSVALDGQRIGVIGNGSTGVQIVTALSTRAAKLVHFQRSPQWIMPVQQFPYSDEDRAAFRSDVAKIDAIRYGDDYWNGVRRFNKGLVDPDSEAMREIEELCRQNLENNVHDPVLREKLRPNYRAACKRLIYSWNYYEAAQRPAVEIETGKIDRITATGIRMANGTEHALDVIVMATGFRADRFIRPTVVLGEDGADLDELWRERPTAHYAVTLPGFPNFFMLNGPTGPVGNFSLIDIAERQWGYIAQLIAPIVEGEAKAVAPTREAHADYDRRRADAARNTIFGSGCTSWYLDKNGVPLTWPWSYDAFAEAMSAPKREEYSWA; encoded by the coding sequence ATGGCAAAGGCGTTGCGGTTCGTGGTCATCGGTGCGGGGATGTCGGGCATCCTCGCGGCCATCAAGCTGAAGGAACAGGGGCAGAAGGACGTCACCGTCTATGAGAAGGGGGCGACGATCGGCGGCACCTGGCGCGAGAACCGCTACCCCGGCCTGACCTGTGACGTGCCGGCGCATTGCTATACCTACAGCTTCGCGCCGCATGCCGACTGGAGCGCCTTTTACGCTCCCGGCCCCGAGATAAAGAACTATTTCGAGAAGGTGATCGACGATTTCGGCGTGCGCGACCTGATCCAGCTCGAGCGCGAAGTGACCGAATGCATCTGGCGCGACGGCCGCTGGCACCTGCGGCTGGCCGACGGAAGCGCCGACGCGGCCGATATCGTGATCGCCGCCTCGGGCGTGCTCCACCATATCAACATGCCCGAGATCGAAGGCATGGCGGACTTCCAGGGCGCACTATTCCACTCTGCGCGCTGGGATGACAGCGTGGCGCTCGACGGGCAGCGGATCGGCGTCATCGGCAATGGCTCCACCGGCGTCCAGATCGTCACGGCACTGTCGACCCGCGCGGCGAAGCTTGTCCATTTCCAACGCTCGCCACAGTGGATCATGCCCGTCCAGCAATTCCCCTATAGCGACGAGGACCGCGCCGCCTTCCGCAGCGACGTCGCGAAGATCGATGCGATCCGCTATGGCGACGACTATTGGAACGGCGTGCGGCGCTTCAACAAGGGGCTGGTCGATCCCGATTCCGAAGCGATGCGCGAGATCGAGGAGCTGTGCCGCCAGAATCTCGAGAATAATGTCCATGATCCTGTGCTGCGAGAGAAGCTGCGGCCGAACTATCGCGCTGCGTGCAAGCGCCTGATCTACTCCTGGAACTATTATGAGGCAGCGCAGCGGCCGGCGGTCGAGATCGAGACCGGCAAGATCGACCGCATCACCGCGACCGGCATACGCATGGCGAATGGCACCGAACATGCGCTCGACGTGATCGTGATGGCGACAGGCTTTCGCGCCGACCGCTTCATTCGTCCCACCGTCGTGCTGGGCGAAGATGGTGCCGATCTCGACGAGCTTTGGCGCGAACGACCCACCGCCCATTATGCCGTCACTCTGCCGGGTTTCCCCAATTTCTTCATGCTCAATGGACCAACCGGGCCTGTCGGCAATTTCTCGCTGATCGACATTGCGGAGCGGCAATGGGGCTATATCGCCCAGCTGATCGCACCGATCGTCGAAGGGGAGGCCAAGGCCGTCGCGCCGACGCGTGAGGCCCATGCCGATTATGACCGCCGCCGGGCCGACGCCGCCCGCAACACGATCTTCGGATCGGGCTGCACCAGCTGGTATCTCGACAAGAATGGCGTGCCGCTGACCTGGCCGTGGAGCTACGATGCCTTCGCCGAGGCGATGAGTGCGCCGAAGCGCGAGGAATATAGCTGGGCCTGA
- the ispH gene encoding 4-hydroxy-3-methylbut-2-enyl diphosphate reductase: MINTDRIGEKSAAGRSGRGSKSWTTPIASPITVGASLPLSQPSRLEARSRVILQTIISGAIKPAAGHLFIRFSEVPMSVLPLSTILAGPTAERLPHLKVVLAAPRGFCAGVVRAIDAVTDAIAHHGAPVYVRHAIVHNRAVIGDLERRGAIFVEELSDIPEGEVAILSAHGAPRRVWREGRDRALTLVDATCPLVAKVHREVIRHQRDGRHIVLIGHADHPEIIGTLGQIPPEGATVVHSVAQIADLPQPSDHPMAYAIQTTYSVEDASLLVEALRVRFSDLAEPRSSDICYATTARQAAVRHLAGTVDAMLIVGEDFSSNACRLADTARAAGCASVQLVATCDAICFQSLEGCAIVGVSAAASTPADSVDQVLSALAGRFRLSISEMDAEAESMTFKRVAVV, translated from the coding sequence TTGATCAACACCGATCGAATCGGGGAGAAGTCTGCGGCAGGAAGGTCCGGGCGAGGGAGCAAGTCCTGGACTACACCGATCGCTTCGCCGATCACAGTGGGCGCCAGTCTACCATTGTCTCAGCCCTCTCGACTTGAAGCGAGAAGTAGGGTTATTCTGCAGACGATTATCTCGGGGGCCATCAAGCCGGCAGCAGGCCACTTGTTCATTCGCTTCAGCGAGGTGCCGATGTCCGTCCTGCCGCTATCGACAATCCTCGCCGGACCGACCGCAGAGCGGCTGCCGCATCTGAAGGTCGTGCTGGCTGCTCCGCGTGGCTTCTGTGCAGGAGTCGTGCGTGCCATCGATGCGGTGACCGATGCCATCGCCCATCACGGGGCGCCCGTCTATGTACGCCATGCCATTGTCCATAACCGCGCGGTGATCGGGGATCTCGAGCGACGCGGCGCAATCTTCGTGGAAGAGCTTTCCGACATACCCGAGGGCGAGGTTGCAATCCTGTCCGCCCATGGCGCGCCCCGGCGCGTCTGGCGCGAGGGGCGTGATCGGGCGTTGACGCTGGTCGACGCGACCTGCCCCCTGGTTGCGAAGGTCCATCGCGAGGTGATCCGTCATCAGCGGGATGGCCGCCACATCGTGTTGATCGGCCATGCCGACCATCCCGAGATCATCGGAACGCTCGGCCAGATCCCGCCCGAGGGCGCAACCGTGGTCCACAGTGTCGCGCAGATAGCGGATCTTCCCCAGCCTTCCGACCATCCGATGGCCTATGCCATTCAGACGACCTATTCGGTCGAGGATGCGAGCCTGCTGGTAGAGGCGCTGCGGGTGCGCTTCAGCGATCTGGCCGAACCGCGCAGCAGCGATATTTGCTACGCCACCACGGCCCGACAGGCGGCTGTCCGGCACCTTGCAGGCACGGTCGACGCCATGCTGATCGTGGGAGAGGATTTCTCGTCCAATGCCTGCCGGCTCGCCGATACGGCGCGCGCCGCCGGATGCGCGTCGGTTCAACTCGTCGCGACCTGCGATGCGATCTGCTTTCAAAGTCTCGAAGGATGCGCCATCGTCGGCGTGTCCGCCGCCGCATCGACGCCAGCGGACAGCGTCGACCAGGTTCTTTCCGCCTTGGCCGGGAGATTCAGGCTCTCGATCAGCGAGATGGATGCGGAGGCGGAGTCGATGACCTTCAAGCGGGTGGCCGTTGTATGA
- a CDS encoding zinc-dependent alcohol dehydrogenase family protein, with amino-acid sequence MADTVICYRDGALHLERLAPPTPRAGEVRYHVLAFALNRSELLFMDDRHYVPRRDGVRLGYEACGVVDAVGPGVTGFAVGDRVSSIPFANDTYGVNGSWAVTPAEWLAPWPASLDAAEGCSAWMQYLTAYFPLFELTPVEPGEVVLVSAASSSAAIGACQLARSRGAHVIGLTRRSTKSAGLLALGYDAVIATDEIEDLARAIRDAAGGRPVRLSYDAVCGDLVARYASALAPGATIYAYGNLSGDSEVRLPLIAGVRGDLRLHAYSTPNFSHDPVQRARAVAVIAPMLASGRLRPVIDQRFAFADWRDAYVRLRSGEQVGKVVVTL; translated from the coding sequence GTGGCCGACACCGTGATCTGCTATCGGGACGGCGCGCTTCATCTGGAGAGATTGGCGCCGCCGACCCCGCGGGCGGGCGAGGTGCGCTATCATGTTTTGGCCTTTGCACTGAACCGATCCGAGCTGCTGTTCATGGACGACCGCCATTATGTCCCCCGCCGCGATGGCGTCCGTCTTGGCTATGAAGCCTGCGGCGTCGTCGATGCGGTTGGACCGGGCGTGACCGGCTTTGCCGTGGGCGACAGGGTGAGCTCGATCCCCTTCGCCAACGATACCTATGGGGTAAACGGCAGCTGGGCGGTGACGCCGGCGGAGTGGCTGGCGCCATGGCCTGCATCGCTCGATGCCGCCGAGGGCTGCAGCGCCTGGATGCAATATCTGACTGCCTATTTTCCGCTATTCGAACTCACCCCGGTCGAACCGGGCGAAGTCGTTCTCGTCTCGGCGGCATCGAGCAGTGCCGCCATCGGCGCCTGCCAGCTGGCCAGGAGTCGGGGCGCCCATGTGATCGGCCTGACGCGCCGGTCGACCAAGAGCGCGGGCTTGCTGGCCTTGGGCTATGACGCGGTGATCGCGACCGATGAGATCGAGGATCTGGCGCGCGCCATCCGGGACGCTGCGGGCGGCCGGCCCGTGCGGCTGTCCTATGATGCCGTCTGCGGCGACCTCGTTGCGCGCTACGCGTCGGCGCTCGCTCCCGGAGCGACGATCTATGCCTATGGCAATCTGTCGGGCGATTCCGAGGTCCGACTCCCGCTGATCGCGGGTGTACGCGGCGACCTGCGCCTGCACGCCTATTCGACGCCCAACTTCTCTCACGATCCGGTGCAACGGGCCCGCGCCGTAGCCGTGATCGCTCCGATGCTGGCGAGCGGCCGCCTCCGCCCCGTGATCGACCAGCGCTTCGCCTTCGCCGACTGGCGGGACGCCTATGTGCGCCTGCGCAGCGGCGAGCAAGTGGGGAAGGTCGTTGTCACTTTGTGA
- a CDS encoding radical SAM protein yields MEDDHEKSLLVEALVRRLEMLELDLSNPEPLIEVLELQPRVARIALEIVRMANGMTNEDDLAHLGDAIVLLSAALLAAEGARDKADILLIRATHLRPNLAFGNAAAQLRYLVLPDTTSVIELLFGQLLDGLDHPEIWAAMPAVTSRFPQLTAEIESYTANELKFYTEMWAVVHSVCIAAQGHVEEALQKLEPIAVAHSQSTLVQGAYFYLKSLKHPGDTRFDLTDRFCAAPFEVLDVLDGKSHLCCASWLPESVGDPAQESWQDVWNSDAAQAIRTSIHDGSYRFCNKTACPLIAGNTLPAKSEVAARSTVMAGIVEHTQTLLAHGPRRVNLAYDMTCNLSCPSCRTEVIAAGPRRRARFDRLQEEAILPMLKHCELVFVTGSGDPFASKNFRNLMHRLDAEAYPDLRFLLMTNAMLLTPREWERFPALHGRVAHLRISLDAASGPVHESIRRGARWDVMERNLAFAAGLRAAGEVDALEFVFTVQAENFHEMPDFVDLGIRHGADHVGFSRLTNWGTFSAAEYASRAVFMPTHPDHDAFRDTLRDPRMRHPSVLLNDLAEFR; encoded by the coding sequence TTGGAAGACGACCATGAGAAATCGCTGCTCGTCGAGGCCTTGGTACGACGACTGGAGATGCTGGAGCTCGACCTCTCCAATCCAGAACCGCTCATAGAAGTCCTGGAGCTTCAGCCGCGCGTAGCGCGTATCGCGCTCGAAATCGTGCGCATGGCAAATGGCATGACAAACGAGGACGATCTTGCACATCTCGGTGATGCCATCGTTCTGCTGTCGGCCGCTCTGCTTGCTGCGGAGGGGGCGCGGGACAAGGCGGATATCTTGCTCATCCGGGCCACCCACCTACGGCCTAACCTCGCATTCGGCAATGCCGCCGCGCAACTTCGCTATCTGGTCCTTCCGGATACGACCAGCGTCATCGAACTCCTCTTCGGGCAATTGCTGGATGGTCTTGATCATCCTGAAATATGGGCTGCGATGCCCGCAGTGACGTCGCGCTTTCCGCAGCTCACGGCAGAGATCGAAAGCTACACAGCGAACGAACTGAAATTCTATACCGAGATGTGGGCCGTAGTTCATTCGGTCTGCATTGCCGCCCAGGGGCATGTGGAAGAGGCTCTGCAAAAGCTGGAGCCGATCGCGGTCGCACATAGCCAGTCGACGCTGGTCCAGGGGGCCTATTTCTATCTGAAGTCGCTCAAGCATCCCGGCGACACCAGGTTCGACCTGACGGATCGGTTCTGCGCTGCACCGTTCGAGGTTCTCGATGTTCTGGACGGGAAAAGTCATCTCTGCTGCGCCAGCTGGCTACCGGAATCTGTCGGCGATCCCGCTCAAGAATCGTGGCAGGATGTCTGGAATTCCGACGCAGCGCAGGCGATCCGGACCAGCATTCATGACGGCAGCTATCGCTTCTGCAACAAGACCGCTTGCCCCTTGATCGCGGGAAACACGTTGCCGGCCAAGAGCGAGGTCGCGGCCAGATCGACGGTCATGGCTGGCATCGTCGAGCACACGCAGACCTTGCTGGCTCACGGTCCGCGCCGGGTGAATCTTGCCTATGACATGACGTGTAATCTTTCCTGCCCGAGTTGCCGCACGGAGGTCATAGCCGCCGGTCCCCGGCGCAGAGCACGGTTCGATCGGTTGCAGGAAGAGGCTATTCTTCCCATGCTCAAGCATTGCGAGCTGGTGTTCGTCACGGGGTCCGGCGACCCGTTCGCCAGCAAGAATTTTCGCAATCTCATGCATCGCCTGGACGCGGAAGCCTATCCCGACCTCCGCTTCCTGCTCATGACCAACGCGATGCTACTGACCCCGCGCGAATGGGAGCGCTTTCCTGCACTTCACGGTCGTGTCGCCCACCTTCGCATCAGCCTCGACGCCGCGAGCGGCCCGGTCCACGAAAGCATTCGCCGCGGCGCCCGCTGGGACGTGATGGAGCGCAACCTGGCCTTCGCTGCAGGTCTGCGCGCCGCCGGCGAAGTCGACGCGCTTGAGTTCGTGTTCACCGTTCAGGCTGAGAATTTCCATGAGATGCCCGATTTCGTGGATCTGGGCATTCGGCACGGTGCCGACCATGTCGGCTTTTCGCGCCTCACCAATTGGGGAACATTCTCCGCGGCCGAATATGCCAGCCGGGCGGTCTTCATGCCCACCCATCCGGACCATGACGCGTTTCGCGATACGCTTCGGGATCCGCGCATGCGCCATCCCTCCGTTCTGCTGAATGATCTGGCGGAGTTTCGCTGA
- a CDS encoding sulfotransferase family protein yields the protein MSEKDGSPISSWAPPPRPEWLAQFLAETAAWDADSVAPLDAKELIATASARTGLSDFGSDDWREPLEIMVKAINEEAELHLFGRLWTRQELLHFLEVRLQVEEAYRQHPEIEDEVIDKPVFVTGLPRSGTSILFELLAQDKQFLAPANWEFVLPCPPPEAATYRTDPRVPRAHDMITQMGRVAPTYQAMHEMGAWIPNECGVAFRLTFRSQHLAAAFQVPTYVNWLFGADQTPVYAYYRRLLKLLQWRNPRDHWLLKAPEHQSFLPTLFDVFPDARVIVTHRDPVKAQGSVTNLLGTIYWMRSDKAFDARAFEELLTPEGTAARLEQMIDWIEQGAIPADQIVHSNYADLIDSPVDALEKLYAKIGFPFTDQARSAVADYLAHKPKGKFGAHAYQVDQQDRTRQLFHRYQSYFDVPSEA from the coding sequence ATGAGCGAGAAGGACGGGTCACCGATCTCCAGCTGGGCACCGCCCCCACGCCCGGAATGGCTCGCGCAGTTCCTCGCCGAGACCGCCGCCTGGGACGCGGACAGCGTGGCGCCGCTCGACGCGAAGGAACTGATCGCAACGGCGAGCGCTCGCACCGGCCTCAGCGATTTCGGCAGCGACGACTGGCGCGAACCGCTCGAAATCATGGTCAAGGCGATCAACGAGGAGGCCGAGCTCCACCTGTTCGGCCGGCTCTGGACCCGGCAGGAGCTGCTGCATTTCCTGGAGGTCAGGCTGCAGGTCGAGGAGGCCTATCGCCAACATCCAGAGATCGAGGACGAGGTGATCGACAAACCGGTCTTCGTGACCGGGCTCCCCCGGTCGGGCACCTCGATCCTGTTCGAGCTGCTGGCGCAGGACAAGCAGTTCCTCGCACCCGCGAACTGGGAGTTCGTCCTCCCCTGCCCGCCCCCCGAGGCAGCCACCTATCGTACCGATCCACGCGTGCCGCGCGCGCATGACATGATCACGCAGATGGGCCGGGTCGCGCCGACCTATCAGGCGATGCACGAAATGGGCGCCTGGATCCCGAACGAGTGCGGGGTCGCCTTCCGGCTGACCTTCCGGTCGCAGCACCTCGCCGCCGCCTTCCAGGTGCCGACCTATGTGAACTGGCTGTTCGGGGCGGACCAGACGCCCGTCTATGCCTATTACCGCCGGCTGCTGAAGCTGCTGCAATGGCGCAACCCGCGTGACCATTGGCTGCTCAAGGCACCCGAGCATCAGAGCTTCCTGCCGACGCTGTTCGACGTCTTTCCCGACGCCCGCGTCATCGTCACACACCGCGATCCCGTGAAGGCGCAAGGATCAGTCACGAACCTGCTCGGCACCATCTACTGGATGCGCAGCGACAAAGCATTCGACGCGCGAGCCTTCGAGGAACTGCTGACACCCGAAGGCACCGCAGCACGTCTGGAACAGATGATCGACTGGATCGAACAGGGCGCGATCCCCGCGGACCAGATCGTCCATTCGAACTATGCCGATCTGATCGACTCGCCCGTCGATGCGCTCGAAAAGCTCTACGCGAAGATCGGCTTCCCCTTCACCGATCAGGCGCGTTCGGCCGTGGCCGACTATCTCGCCCACAAGCCCAAGGGGAAGTTCGGCGCGCACGCCTATCAGGTCGACCAGCAGGACCGGACCCGGCAGCTGTTCCACCGTTACCAGAGCTATTTCGACGTACCGAGCGAAGCCTGA
- a CDS encoding DUF1214 domain-containing protein: MTTDHDLLLRNAWNDFCDSLKRAGEISFRETASSNPVDRAAAIRLLSRNIGLALAFELENKDPLHPEIMHYFDPMRKQGGDNTDALYVGAPINGTDTYRVSGKRGNARYFSVTVVERGATPWGGAVPSVLFGDDLEVDEDGNFELWVGPDERPGNWIRTTPDTFRLTFRQFFADWEGEKPMEARIDRITGDGAPPQLTPETVADGLAAAAHWLHWSVTYWADMIDKWKVQPNRFLSYRQLDDNKIDATPGGEPLICYWMLPEDEALIIRVRPPEARYWAVEFGNYWWETMDYRYRLANTNCHYAALEEDGELIVVVSHDDPGVPNWLDPSGHSEGYVTYRWMIADQYPVPTCQQVKRGELFDHLPAGMQRIGAEERREQLAGRRRGIVQRFKW; this comes from the coding sequence ATGACCACGGACCATGACCTGCTGCTGCGCAATGCGTGGAATGATTTCTGCGACTCGCTGAAGCGCGCCGGGGAGATCAGTTTCCGCGAGACCGCATCGTCCAATCCGGTCGACCGCGCCGCGGCGATCCGGCTGCTGTCGCGCAACATCGGCCTCGCACTCGCCTTCGAGCTGGAGAACAAGGACCCGCTCCACCCCGAGATCATGCATTATTTCGATCCGATGCGGAAACAGGGTGGGGACAACACGGACGCCCTCTATGTCGGTGCCCCGATCAACGGCACCGACACCTACCGGGTGAGCGGCAAGCGCGGGAACGCGCGCTATTTCAGCGTCACCGTGGTCGAGCGCGGCGCCACGCCCTGGGGCGGAGCGGTGCCCTCGGTCCTGTTCGGAGACGATCTCGAGGTCGACGAGGACGGCAATTTCGAGCTTTGGGTCGGGCCGGACGAGCGCCCCGGCAACTGGATCCGCACCACGCCCGACACCTTCCGCCTGACCTTCCGGCAGTTCTTTGCCGACTGGGAAGGCGAGAAGCCCATGGAGGCGCGCATCGACCGCATCACCGGCGACGGCGCCCCGCCCCAGCTGACGCCAGAGACGGTCGCCGACGGCCTGGCTGCCGCTGCGCACTGGCTCCACTGGTCGGTGACCTATTGGGCCGACATGATCGACAAATGGAAGGTCCAGCCCAACCGCTTCCTCTCCTATCGCCAGCTCGACGACAACAAGATCGACGCGACCCCGGGGGGCGAGCCGCTGATCTGCTACTGGATGCTGCCCGAGGATGAGGCTCTCATCATCCGTGTCCGCCCACCCGAAGCGCGCTACTGGGCGGTCGAGTTCGGCAATTACTGGTGGGAGACGATGGACTATCGCTATCGCCTCGCCAACACCAACTGCCACTATGCCGCGCTGGAGGAGGATGGCGAACTGATCGTGGTCGTCAGCCATGACGATCCGGGCGTCCCCAACTGGCTCGACCCGTCAGGGCATAGCGAAGGCTATGTCACCTATCGCTGGATGATCGCCGACCAGTATCCTGTTCCCACCTGCCAGCAGGTCAAGCGCGGCGAGCTGTTCGATCATCTACCCGCCGGCATGCAGCGGATCGGAGCAGAGGAACGGCGCGAGCAGCTGGCCGGGCGCCGCCGGGGCATCGTCCAGCGCTTCAAATGGTGA
- a CDS encoding S9 family peptidase, whose protein sequence is MLKTSLLALFAGASIFAAPLLAQDAGGGGVASRFEGRDIFALQVAADPQISPDGRSVAYVRRQGDIMTDRQKGSIWLVDVASGRQRPLVEGASQPRWSPDGRRLAYVAADAKGNAQLFVRWIAEDATVRVTGLPDSPSAITWSPDGKSIAYVMRVPGEPMKLGKAPDKPEGADWAKPLEVIDRIDYRSDGGGYVEPGYDHVFLVAADGGPSRQLTSGDYQHGGPLSWSPDGRSLLFSAVRKPDWQREVFDPEIYALDLASGAIRALTDRRGPDIAPVVSPDGARIAYLGYDDRRLSYQNTLLYVMNRDGSGVRAITAGLDRSIDRVEWAADGRSLYAQYDERGVNRVARITLDGKVSELATGLTGTGFDRPYSGGDFSVSRNGVIAFTSGSALRPADLSVVSGGKARRLTALNDDFLAHKSLGQVRELAVKAPDGREEPAWLVTPPGYQAGQKVPLVLEIHGGPHTAYGPHFSTDDQLYAAAGYAVLYTNPRGSTSYGEQFAQLIHHKYPGDDYGDLMAAVDAAIAAGVADPDNLFVTGGSGGGVLTSWIVGKTDRFRGAATQKPVINWVSEALTMDNTLFTSRYWFPKLPWEDPMGYWSRSPLSLVGNVKTPTLVVVGSEDYRTPVSESEQYYAALQIQGVPTALVKVPGASHGGIAARPSQSAAKAAAIIAWFDRYRTGTKTKTAP, encoded by the coding sequence ATGCTCAAGACATCCCTGCTCGCCCTGTTTGCGGGTGCCTCCATTTTTGCCGCACCGCTTCTCGCGCAGGACGCGGGGGGCGGAGGCGTCGCCTCCCGCTTCGAAGGGCGCGACATATTCGCGTTGCAGGTCGCGGCGGATCCGCAGATCAGCCCCGATGGCCGCAGCGTCGCCTATGTGCGGCGGCAGGGCGACATCATGACCGATCGCCAGAAGGGCTCGATCTGGCTCGTCGACGTCGCCAGCGGTCGGCAACGGCCGCTGGTCGAGGGGGCGAGCCAGCCGCGCTGGTCGCCAGACGGACGGCGGCTGGCCTATGTCGCGGCCGATGCGAAGGGCAATGCCCAGCTGTTCGTCCGCTGGATCGCCGAGGACGCCACCGTCCGCGTGACAGGACTGCCTGACAGCCCCAGCGCCATCACATGGTCACCCGACGGCAAGAGCATCGCCTATGTCATGCGCGTCCCGGGCGAGCCGATGAAGCTCGGCAAGGCGCCCGACAAGCCCGAGGGCGCCGACTGGGCCAAGCCGCTCGAGGTGATCGATCGGATCGACTATCGCAGCGATGGCGGCGGCTATGTCGAGCCGGGCTATGATCATGTCTTCCTCGTCGCAGCGGACGGCGGCCCGTCGCGCCAGCTGACCAGCGGCGACTATCAGCATGGCGGGCCGCTGTCGTGGTCGCCCGACGGCCGGTCGCTGCTGTTCAGCGCGGTGCGCAAGCCCGACTGGCAGCGCGAGGTGTTCGACCCCGAAATCTACGCGCTCGACCTTGCCAGCGGTGCGATCCGCGCGCTGACCGATCGGCGGGGCCCCGATATCGCACCGGTGGTCTCGCCCGACGGCGCCAGGATCGCCTATCTCGGCTATGACGACCGTCGTCTCTCCTATCAGAACACGTTGCTCTACGTGATGAACCGCGACGGCAGTGGCGTGCGGGCAATCACGGCTGGGCTCGATCGCAGCATCGACCGGGTCGAATGGGCCGCCGACGGCCGCTCGCTCTATGCCCAATATGACGAGCGCGGCGTCAACCGGGTCGCGCGGATCACGCTCGACGGCAAGGTCTCCGAACTGGCGACGGGCCTGACCGGCACCGGCTTCGACCGGCCTTATAGCGGCGGCGACTTCTCGGTCTCGCGCAATGGGGTCATCGCCTTCACCAGCGGTTCGGCGCTGCGCCCGGCCGACCTGTCCGTCGTGTCCGGCGGCAAGGCGCGCCGGCTGACCGCGCTCAACGACGACTTCCTGGCGCATAAGAGCCTCGGACAGGTTCGCGAACTGGCGGTGAAGGCGCCGGACGGCCGCGAAGAGCCGGCCTGGCTAGTGACACCGCCCGGCTATCAGGCAGGGCAGAAGGTGCCGCTGGTCCTGGAAATCCATGGTGGACCGCACACCGCCTATGGCCCGCATTTCTCGACCGACGACCAGCTCTATGCGGCGGCCGGCTATGCGGTACTCTACACCAATCCGCGCGGGTCGACTTCCTATGGCGAGCAGTTTGCGCAACTGATCCACCACAAATATCCGGGCGATGACTATGGCGACCTGATGGCGGCGGTCGATGCGGCGATCGCGGCGGGCGTTGCCGATCCCGACAATCTGTTCGTGACGGGCGGATCGGGTGGCGGCGTGCTGACCAGCTGGATCGTGGGCAAGACCGACCGCTTCCGCGGCGCCGCGACCCAGAAGCCGGTGATCAACTGGGTTAGCGAGGCGCTGACGATGGACAATACGCTGTTCACGTCGCGCTACTGGTTCCCCAAGCTGCCCTGGGAGGATCCGATGGGCTATTGGAGCCGCTCGCCGCTCAGCCTGGTCGGCAATGTGAAGACCCCCACGCTGGTGGTGGTGGGCAGCGAGGATTATCGCACGCCGGTCAGCGAGTCCGAGCAATATTATGCCGCGCTCCAGATACAGGGTGTTCCGACCGCACTGGTGAAGGTGCCGGGGGCGAGCCATGGCGGAATCGCGGCGCGTCCCTCGCAGTCGGCGGCGAAGGCGGCGGCGATCATCGCCTGGTTCGACCGCTATCGCACGGGAACCAAGACCAAGACCGCCCCCTGA
- a CDS encoding polyprenyl synthetase family protein — protein sequence MLTDQDLPAAMRQISDSVDAVFADILATPPGASERLYEAMRYAAIGGGKRMRPLLVAASARLFDVAPQNALLAGVAVECVHVHSLVHDDLPCMDDDDLRRGRPTLHKRFDEATAVLAGDALLALAFGLLARPETHADPLVRAELISTLASSAGASGMASGQMMDMAAVDTTLDKDAVVQLQQLKTGAMIGWCVGAGAALGAADADQRAALSHYAQCVSLAFQIADDLLDVEGDERTVGKRLRKDDEQGKQTLVRMLGRDSARSYASDLIDRAVSSLEPFGPSAELLRSIAHFSIHRDR from the coding sequence ATGTTGACCGACCAGGACCTGCCGGCCGCGATGCGGCAGATATCGGATTCTGTCGACGCGGTGTTCGCCGACATATTGGCGACCCCGCCCGGTGCGAGCGAGCGACTCTACGAAGCGATGCGCTATGCCGCGATCGGTGGCGGCAAGCGGATGCGGCCGCTGCTGGTGGCTGCCTCGGCGCGGTTGTTCGACGTCGCGCCGCAAAATGCACTCCTCGCCGGCGTTGCGGTCGAATGCGTCCATGTCCATTCGCTGGTCCATGACGACCTGCCATGCATGGATGACGACGATCTCCGCCGGGGCCGGCCGACGCTGCACAAGCGGTTCGACGAGGCGACGGCAGTGCTTGCGGGAGACGCGCTGCTGGCGCTCGCTTTCGGGCTCCTGGCGCGGCCCGAAACGCATGCCGATCCTCTGGTGCGTGCCGAACTGATTTCGACGCTCGCCTCCTCGGCTGGCGCGTCGGGAATGGCCAGCGGACAGATGATGGACATGGCCGCCGTCGATACGACGCTCGACAAGGACGCGGTCGTCCAGCTTCAGCAACTGAAGACCGGCGCGATGATCGGCTGGTGCGTGGGCGCAGGCGCGGCTCTCGGCGCGGCCGATGCCGACCAGCGTGCGGCGCTGTCGCACTACGCCCAATGTGTCAGCCTCGCCTTTCAGATCGCCGATGATCTGCTCGACGTCGAGGGCGATGAACGCACCGTGGGCAAGCGACTCCGCAAGGACGACGAACAAGGCAAGCAAACCCTCGTTCGCATGCTTGGACGCGACAGTGCGCGCAGCTATGCGAGCGACCTCATCGACCGCGCGGTATCCAGCCTCGAACCTTTCGGACCGTCGGCCGAGCTGTTGCGGTCGATCGCCCATTTCAGCATCCATCGGGATCGCTGA